The genomic region ATCCTTTACCTTTTATATTACAACAGTATCCTTGTTTACGGCAGTGAAAAATTTTTCAGCAAATGTGCCGAGGTGGGCATAGACGCCGTCATCGTCCCCGACATACCGTTTGAGGAAAAAGATGAGATCGAGGATTACGCAAAGCGCTATAACGTTCACCGCATTTCCCTTGTCGCGCCGACCTCGCATGACAGGCTCAAAATGATATGTGAAAGCTCGACAGGGTTTTTATACTGCGTGTCATCCCTCGGCGTAACCGGCATGCGAAGCCGCTTTGATACAGACCTTGAGGGCTTTTTTGCAGACATCAAGTCCGTTTGCCCCATCCCCTACTGCATCGGATTCGGCATATCATCTCCACAGCAGGCGTCGGATGTAAAACACCTGTGCGACGGTGTGATCGTCGGAAGCGCAGTCGTCAACAAAGTGGCGACGGCAAAAACTCCAGACGAAGCTGTCACTTCAGTCGGCGAATTTACAAAAGCGCTGAGAGACAGTATTTAGATAAAGGTATATCTTTTACAGCTTGCCTATTAACCGGCAAGCTGTTATTTTTTTCGTAATGCCCCACCCGGCAGGCCCGAATCCATTTCCGATTTCATATATTCGGTTGGAGTCATGTGGTAGGTTTTTTTAAACAGCCTGCAAAAGTAATACGTGCTGCTGTAACCAAGCGCCTCGGCAACCTTGCCGACTGTC from Bacillota bacterium harbors:
- the trpA gene encoding tryptophan synthase subunit alpha; protein product: MNRIDKKFKALKASGKKALITFVTAGDPDIKTTERLVLEMEKNGADIIELGVPFSDPMAEGPVIQAANLRALKHTINLDIIMETVSSLRKVTQVPILYLLYYNSILVYGSEKFFSKCAEVGIDAVIVPDIPFEEKDEIEDYAKRYNVHRISLVAPTSHDRLKMICESSTGFLYCVSSLGVTGMRSRFDTDLEGFFADIKSVCPIPYCIGFGISSPQQASDVKHLCDGVIVGSAVVNKVATAKTPDEAVTSVGEFTKALRDSI